In Ciona intestinalis chromosome 7, KH, whole genome shotgun sequence, the genomic window aacggctggtgtggaaaatacggtgacgcagcacgtaTTCCTgaattttcaaagttaattttagacacgaacgcccgagttttttcaaaaaaaaaattatacagtgggtatcagtgagacctaaggaacattttgaaaccaaagtttcaggtggccaccagctaaaggattacccacATTGTTTAGGTGTCCTTGAAACTGACCACATACCATGAAAGGTTGACAAATAAGCTATCAAGACATtcaaaatagaaagaaaattaaacataaataaacattaaaaaatgtattgaatAATAAGAAACATATAAAGAAGCaaaatgtaaagaaatatatttataatttataataagtttATAATGTTAGAATATCAACCTGATGTCTTTAATTAGAGCTTGTACGGCTTCCTTGTCTCCCCTGCATTGATGGTTAGGCCATGTGTAGGAGGATAACATCTTGTATCTGGGAGAATATGTTACTTATAATAACATTTGTATGTGTGGGTATTAAGTCATGGGATTATAAAGCACGTGaggtgtttaatatattttgttgagAAATAATTATACTTTCtctattgttttataacagatGCGTGGTGTGTTAaagaatttctttgtttaggAGTGAAAGCACTATAAGCTGGCCTGCTGCCTCAAATACCAAATGTTGATCACATTAATTTAtcatatacattatttttattattcacagtttaaaaatataagaatgtttataaaattcacATATCCAATAAATGATATAATAAGAAAATGTTATTACTTACAAAAATCTTATGCacacatattaatatatatatacgattttaaaatcacatacAAAGacttttgtttatgtattttttataattatatgaaACACATTTCACAAATGCATCAAATGCAGCATACACAATAATGCACCAACTACAAATAATTAACCCAACATTTATAATTCGAACCTTTGTAGGAATCTTGAGTAAGGTTGACGATTAGCGAAACCAGCTCGTCGTACTCGAACATTTTCGAGCAAACCCAAGTATGCCACCTGGTGTTCACATCTCTCATCGTTGAATTGTATCGGAGATTTCATCTCGTTTGGTTTGATGCAACGAACATAGTAAGGTTCCTGGGAAGTAATGAACAATATTATGGTCATATGGTGTAGGGAAGTTTGGGaactaaaaacatatattcatGTCGATCAGCAACCATAACAGCCCTGGATGTAGTCAGGCATTGTACAAAATAAAGGTTgctaataaaagtaaaacaacattcactttttaaaagttatttacatTAAGCCTACTGAAGttaacttaataaatataatccCACATAGTAACTTTACTACAGGATTTATTTTTgctctttaatttttataaggAGTTTTCTGTAAAAGTTACTTACaacattgtgtttaattaatatgatctttatTATTCCTACTGTAGATAAAAAGTAAAGCTTTGCACCAACACATTCATTGTGATTTGTTAGCACACattaatacatataaaaataacaataaatgaaCCTTGGAAGATAGTTTCCCAACAAGTTGAATCATGGAGTTTTTAAACAGAGTACCAGCGGTAAGTGGACGTTTGGTAACTTCTTTCACACTTTGTGCTCCTTCTGGCCACATGTCCGATATTACTTTGTTggaactgaaataaaaaacaaagcgACCGTTATAAACATTAGGGCCATCACATTGTATGTTATCTGAGTGCTTTACTGGTAGATAACCTTTGTccaaaaatttgatttaatataCCATCTTATTTCAGCATACTAGGAAAAGGAGCGTTACATTTATAGGAAGCCTTAGTTGTAAAGGAAAAATTTTAgtctaaaaaattatttaactttaagcaACTGAAAcccaaatattaatttatgatTGCCCAGAAAGAtataatttagtaaaaaaaacagtttcacAAAGCCCCACCTTTTGTACAACAGTCGTTTAAAATCTTGAAACAATTGATCTTTATTTTTCTCCATGAATCCAACGACAGAATATCTCACTTTACCGGCATAATGAATTATTCGGAAATCTTGATTGTGCGACAGATCCTTGTCGGTTGGTGAAAGCTGTGTACATGGGTGGATTGGTtaataataaaagataaaaaattatgcTATGCGAATAAAAACTACAACGCTTTTGGTTAAAACTCATAAATTTGACACACATATTTAATTGTGTGACCATGCACCTCAAGTCCCCTGTCAAGCTATGACATCAGTATCTTAACACGCCCATATTACACAACATACCCTCCTGCTCTGGTAATGTCCATGTCCTTTTAACTTCTTATCCATTGCTTCCAGAAACATTTCATCAGTAACAGTTCCAACATTAAGACAAGCTTCATCAAGTATTGAAATAATTCCTTTATGTGGTTGTTCCACCAATTCACAGATGATGCAGTTGTTGAAATAATCAATATTTGGCCAATCAATCCCTTCACGAAGATATTCTTCTTGTTCCTAAGATATATAGTAACCTATGAGTCTATGATGGTGTTGTCCTAACATGATAACTTAAAGCTGATAGGGTTCTTGGATGTATAGGTTTAGGTTTAAAGACAGTGAACAactgaatgttatttatttagattttgctttaaaataatagcaGAGTAAAAGTATCATCAGATAGTTCGAAGCACATGGAAAAATTTCAGAAATGTGAGTGCGATTGATATTTCAAGAATCTAAGGTTATCACACCAGTGCAATAGAACAAGTCAAAGGGTAAATGAAAAGTCAATACAGTGGGGCATGTACTGTGTATAGATACTTGTTTCCAAGATAGCAGTTGAGTAGTTTaaatcataattttatttgctcCTTTGATCATTTTAATGAAGATTAATTAAAGCCGATAAAGTGACACAAATTAACAACCAAgtgataatttttaaagcatatAATGGATTAAACACcattaaaaagcaaacatttagCTCAAAGATTGAGTTTACAACTTATGAGTACATATACATGGAGTAGCCTTGCGTAGCCTACATTGCagaaatcaaaatattatttcaccTGTTTCAACACAAGTTCAATGAATAATTGCTGAAGCTTTTCGTTGCAATAATTGATGCAGAATTGTTCGAAACTATTGttgtcaaatatttcaaagCCATAAATATCTAACACGCCGATCAATGTACTTTTGCCATATCTataatcaaaaaaatgaaaggtggtataattatatataacacacaacACAACTAACCTTGTAATATCAAGCTTCACTTCAATGATGGTATTAATTCGCTGAACAATCCATGAAAAAGCTCGCTCATAAATTGCCTGGAATAAATTTAGTTGTAAAATCTTATATATCAAAGTTTGATGAGTACACACCTTTGCGAAAGCATCTCTGGCAAAACAAGTATCTTCATGAGTGTGTAACTTGGATATCACTTCCCCTCTTGCAGCTACCACTCTGGTAAGCAACGCTTGTTCAATGGCATCAGCATCTGTGAACATGAGGTGATAAAACGTGGTACGCTTAATGTAGTGTATAATGTGAATACATACTTGTGCCTAGAAGTTCAGCTATTTGTGATagaacttgtttgtttttcacgCCAACAACGTCTCCGTTAAGAGTAAATTCAATATTACCCTGCGCAGTGTTATATAAGTTTTGGCATTTGTGAAAGAAATATAAAGCTGGTGGAAGATAACATGCTATGCTCACTGCCAAATTGGTAGGAGTTTTTTAAAGGTGAATTtcaacatttatattaaatgttgAGACAGACTTGTTACAATTGCAATGAATTGAAACAACATGAACTACTTTATATGAGATTGTACATAATGAACAACGGCACATATTTAAGATATGTGTTGAAACCGAACTACttaagaataaatgaaatgcTGCAAACAATGAAAACATCNNNNNNNNNNNNNNNNNNNNNNNNNNNNNNNNNNNNNNNNNNNNNNNNNNATAAATGAAATGctgcaaaaaatgaaaacatcaCAGCAATCATAACTTACTGTGAGTGTAACCATGAAACTTCTGCATTGAAttgaagaattaaaaaatatatttacaaaaaaaattatattcattaatttaaaacaggtcTTGCTGAAagggttattttattttattaacattttattgatttcttttttatgttgtctttattaaagtaaatacaCAAGCCTTTGCCCTTATGAAGTCAACCCTAATAGGAcattcaaaacaaacaaaatgacGTTTTTGAACTTGTCAGAAGAGCtgctttttactttaatatacTTGTTAATGTATATACAGTACTAGCATATAAAATGACAGTAGGTACTGACCAAATGCAATATGACAGCAAGTAGTTGAAACAAGGCTTTCTGCTCATCATGAGTGAAACCAACAGCTTTAAATGCTCCCGTCATTTCACGAAATGTTCGTTTGTCATCAATTGATCGTGAATTGTTCGATTGATCCTGGCCTGTAACAAAAGTAATGAAACAGTAATAGtgattatatattatattcacaTTTATTGGCACTTGCTGTTTATACATATAACATGAACTTGGATACGAGAACCTTAATAATAACATGTATATAGAAAACCTGCAATCATAACAACTATTGTTAAGATCATTTTCCGTTCCTACTACGCATACGCCCACCATGCCAACAGTACATGGGggggttttttttttaaaattttaataaatgcaacttacaTATCCTTGCGTAGTAGCGGGGCAATAAAAGCAGTTATAATAACACTTCAGATGTGTTAAGATTCTTACACTCTATGAGCCTAGAACCGCTATTTGTGCTAAAGGCACACGCTCTTCCCATTATGCCACTTACACAGCTGACAACCTCCGGTTACCACAAGGTTGTACTGTGCTACAGACCTACAGTACACACCTAAACTATCAGTGGGGCAGCCAGGGGGATTTAGGGTATCGCGAccaccccccccccttttaaacccccaaaaaaattatatgtataattataaaataattttgaaaaaatttcgattaaacccccccccctctaatttttttctggctgcgccactgtcaAACAATGGTATGTAATGTTACTAAAATATAATGGTGAAGCAGCTTACGTGTGAAATTGTAAGCATCTACATCACGTTTTAAATGCAGGGAAGTCAACGTTTGTTCTGTTGCACCAAGTAACAGCTGGTAGAAGGAATGAAAATTTCTTTCACCAGATTGTTGGTGGACAACCCGGGActgaaagaaatataaaaagttatctTCAAAGTCTGCACGTGCTTTGTGTGTAAAGATGTTATGAAGTATGGAGcaccattgtttatttatataaaaccaaGCGTAAAGATGGTTTAACAGGGCTTGCCCTATTTACATAATTCTCAGCAATATGTAAGTTAACATTGATTATACGGAAATAAACATGAATCTACCAacgatttttttctatttttgctaatatatattgtaatagcTTAggtaaaatgcaataaaatatatataatatgattttttaatgATGTATATTTGTGTggatataaattaatattatgtatatatatatatatattattaatatatatatacaatatacatttgtttttatctaATCAAACAATTAATATGGGAAATTTGGAAGCAATCGAGAATGAATGGTTAATTCATTATGAATGAAACTTTACTTTTTCCAGAAGATAATTGTTAATGTGACCCCCTATTGGGTCTCCTTTAAAATCAAAGTTAATGTCCATGTATTTTCCAAATCGTGATGAATTATCGTTTCGATTTGTCTTGGCATTTCCAAATGACTCCAAGATTACGTTGCTTTTAAGAAGAATCCCTGTAACCCGTTCAATCTGAAATAACATAattgtaaagttttatttaaactgtggATAAGTGATGTAGTGACaagcattaaataaatattttgcttaataaaacttaaaagatGAAATAAAATGGTTCGCCCATTTTGGAAATTCGTAGGGATAAGGTTTATTCAATGTTTGTCTGCGATAAAAGTAAGAGCTACGAACACATTACCATGTGTGCGCGAggcaaacatttttaatagaCATTACGTCAACCTTTGCATGGAATGTCTGTGGAAAAGACTGTGTTACCATGGTAATATATACATGAGCGAGGACATGTAAGGTCCTGTGGCATTCAGATCTTTTAAGCTATGTTCAATTTTtgcatattaccccaaccttttgttacaatatatacGAACCTCAGCTCTTGCACTGACGTTAGTAATAGAAGCAATGTAATtcattataatttttgaaGCTTCTGTTTTACCAGCACCAGATTCTCCTACACAACAAGCAATTGAAGCAAAAagcattaaaattaatgatataatttatataataataaatagtattagtatgaataaacaaagaaGGTTGAAAAAGTTAGGCTACATATAAggttaaaaatgtataaacgcCATCTTTGCTATCcgtaaatttatttacagtaaTGTCCGGAGGGTTTAATTAATAATGTGCCATTTTGCAATATATTGATTATTGCACTCGTATCACTACTTTTTCTGCTTCTTGTTCAAATTACACTCAATTTAAAATGTGACATATTTGCAAAGGGAAGTTACTTTGGAAAATGTGACATATGAAAAAATGTcgcaaaaaattatttatggtCAAAATGTGACCGCCCTACTACCAAACAAAGAAGGGAATTTTCCCAAATAACCTGAATACAATGCACTATTTAAGTACCtatgaataatttaaaaaggcCATACTTCATCAGATAATAGGCCCATTATATACGTGTAAGAACTTCAGACTCTGgtatttataataactttataatgactaaaaagtaaacaaacaagtATAGTCTTTGAGGATATTATCGGCAATGTAAGCTGATGATTTCAACAGTTCTTTTGATTTGTcaaatttatacatatatatatatatatatatatatatatatatatatattattttagtcTTTAAGAACTTCTTGTTTTATTAGGCATTACACGCTATATTACGTCAGGCAGGAAGTCATCAAGATGAACAACCACATTACATCATTGTAACCGACATGTTAAGGTTAAATACACATTTgcactttgtaaaacatatatgCCATGTTTAACAATAcagagttttttaaacattctaaGATTGCAATATAAATTTTGGTCCCTGGTTTTGTTTGATTACTGTTTCCTAAACTACATATTTCAGGATAATACACAAAGTATGTccaagttgttttaaaacttattgttATTGTCATTGACAATTTGACAATACATCTCTGAAGCAGTAAGCAGCACCCAGTGTTTACTtcaataaacagttttatttacctGATATTACAATACATGTGTCTTTCATATATCTCTTCATGCTTTTATAAGCAGCATCAGCAAGGGCATATATATGAGGTGGTTTTTCCCAAAATTCTCgacctatatatattaattagcTCATTACTTCCATAACCATTTTCTATAAAATTTAAGCATGtggtaaattaaatataaaagccCAAACCCCAAAAAGTGAATATTTGGTTTCAGTTGCAAAATGTTGGTAATTAAAATCATACAGAACGCATAATTTTAAAGGACAGAATTCATTGCAAAATATTGTTCCATAAAATAAAGTGAACGACATGTTTTACAACTTGGAGAATTCTATTGAATAAATGCATTATGCAtgtatttacattcatttatccatAACATATTTACTGTTACAGAGAACAGATATTTTCGTTAACGGTGAAGTT contains:
- the LOC100176516 gene encoding unconventional myosin-Id isoform X1, yielding MDIIQEPGKPDFVLLDNLTLEAFMENLKIRFQKGRIYTYIGEVVVSVNPYKAMNIFTPEYIKDYKGREFWEKPPHIYALADAAYKSMKRYMKDTCIVISGESGAGKTEASKIIMNYIASITNVSARAEIERVTGILLKSNVILESFGNAKTNRNDNSSRFGKYMDINFDFKGDPIGGHINNYLLEKSRVVHQQSGERNFHSFYQLLLGATEQTLTSLHLKRDVDAYNFTRQDQSNNSRSIDDKRTFREMTGAFKAVGFTHDEQKALFQLLAVILHLGNIEFTLNGDVVGVKNKQVLSQIAELLGTNADAIEQALLTRVVAARGEVISKLHTHEDTCFARDAFAKAIYERAFSWIVQRINTIIEVKLDITRLVVLCVIYNYTTFHFFDYRYGKSTLIGVLDIYGFEIFDNNSFEQFCINYCNEKLQQLFIELVLKQEQEEYLREGIDWPNIDYFNNCIICELVEQPHKGIISILDEACLNVGTVTDEMFLEAMDKKLKGHGHYQSRRLSPTDKDLSHNQDFRIIHYAGKVRYSVVGFMEKNKDQLFQDFKRLLYKSSNKVISDMWPEGAQSVKEVTKRPLTAGTLFKNSMIQLVGKLSSKEPYYVRCIKPNEMKSPIQFNDERCEHQVAYLGLLENVRVRRAGFANRQPYSRFLQRYKMLSSYTWPNHQCRGDKEAVQALIKDISFEHDVAYGNTKIFIRTPNTLVTLEEQRVDLIQYIIVLLQKVMGYNIMNLMRN
- the LOC100176516 gene encoding unconventional myosin-Id isoform X3, giving the protein MDIIQEPGKPDFVLLDNLTLEAFMENLKIRFQKGRIYTYIGEVVVSVNPYKAMNIFTPEYIKDYKGREFWEKPPHIYALADAAYKSMKRYMKDTCIVISGESGAGKTEASKIIMNYIASITNVSARAEIERVTGILLKSNVILESFGNAKTNRNDNSSRFGKYMDINFDFKGDPIGGHINNYLLEKSRVVHQQSGERNFHSFYQLLLGATEQTLTSLHLKRDVDAYNFTRQDQSNNSRSIDDKRTFREMTGAFKAVGFTHDEQKALFQLLAVILHLGNIEFTLNGDVVGVKNKQVLSQIAELLGTNADAIEQALLTRVVAARGEVISKLHTHEDTCFARDAFAKAIYERAFSWIVQRINTIIEVKLDITRYGKSTLIGVLDIYGFEIFDNNSFEQFCINYCNEKLQQLFIELVLKQEQEEYLREGIDWPNIDYFNNCIICELVEQPHKGIISILDEACLNVGTVTDEMFLEAMDKKLKGHGHYQSRRLSPTDKDLSHNQDFRIIHYAGKVRYSVVGFMEKNKDQLFQDFKRLLYKSSNKVISDMWPEGAQSVKEVTKRPLTAGTLFKNSMIQLVGKLSSKEPYYVRCIKPNEMKSPIQFNDERCEHQVAYLGLLENVRVRRAGFANRQPYSRFLQRYKMLSSYTWPNHQCRGDKEAVQALIKDISSRPGFEHDVAYGNTKIFIRTPNTLVTLEEQRVDLIQYIIVLLQKVMGYNIMNLMRN
- the LOC100176516 gene encoding unconventional myosin-Id isoform X4, giving the protein MDIIQEPGKPDFVLLDNLTLEAFMENLKIRFQKGRIYTYIGEVVVSVNPYKAMNIFTPEYIKDYKGREFWEKPPHIYALADAAYKSMKRYMKDTCIVISGESGAGKTEASKIIMNYIASITNVSARAEIERVTGILLKSNVILESFGNAKTNRNDNSSRFGKYMDINFDFKGDPIGGHINNYLLEKSRVVHQQSGERNFHSFYQLLLGATEQTLTSLHLKRDVDAYNFTRQDQSNNSRSIDDKRTFREMTGAFKAVGFTHDEQKALFQLLAVILHLGNIEFTLNGDVVGVKNKQVLSQIAELLGTNADAIEQALLTRVVAARGEVISKLHTHEDTCFARDAFAKAIYERAFSWIVQRINTIIEVKLDITRYGKSTLIGVLDIYGFEIFDNNSFEQFCINYCNEKLQQLFIELVLKQEQEEYLREGIDWPNIDYFNNCIICELVEQPHKGIISILDEACLNVGTVTDEMFLEAMDKKLKGHGHYQSRRLSPTDKDLSHNQDFRIIHYAGKVRYSVVGFMEKNKDQLFQDFKRLLYKSSNKVISDMWPEGAQSVKEVTKRPLTAGTLFKNSMIQLVGKLSSKEPYYVRCIKPNEMKSPIQFNDERCEHQVAYLGLLENVRVRRAGFANRQPYSRFLQRYKMLSSYTWPNHQCRGDKEAVQALIKDISFEHDVAYGNTKIFIRTPNTLVTLEEQRVDLIQYIIVLLQKVMGYNIMNLMRN
- the LOC100176516 gene encoding unconventional myosin-Id isoform X2, with amino-acid sequence MDIIQEPGKPDFVLLDNLTLEAFMENLKIRFQKGRIYTYIGEVVVSVNPYKAMNIFTPEYIKDYKGREFWEKPPHIYALADAAYKSMKRYMKDTCIVISGESGAGKTEASKIIMNYIASITNVSARAEIERVTGILLKSNVILESFGNAKTNRNDNSSRFGKYMDINFDFKGDPIGGHINNYLLEKSRVVHQQSGERNFHSFYQLLLGATEQTLTSLHLKRDVDAYNFTRQDQSNNSRSIDDKRTFREMTGAFKAVGFTHDEQKALFQLLAVILHLGNIEFTLNGDVVGVKNKQVLSQIAELLGTNADAIEQALLTRVVAARGEVISKLHTHEDTCFARDAFAKAIYERAFSWIVQRINTIIEVKLDITRYGKSTLIGVLDIYGFEIFDNNSFEQFCINYCNEKLQQLFIELVLKQEQEEYLREGIDWPNIDYFNNCIICELVEQPHKGIISILDEACLNVGTVTDEMFLEAMDKKLKGHGHYQSRRLSPTDKDLSHNQDFRIIHYAGKVRYSVVGFMEKNKDQLFQDFKRLLYKSSNKVISDMWPEGAQSVKEVTKRPLTAGTLFKNSMIQLVGKLSSKEPYYVRCIKPNEMKSPIQFNDERCEHQVAYLGLLENVRVRRAGFANRQPYSRFLQRYKMLSSYTWPNHQCRGDKEAVQALIKDISSRPGILVNGKQGFEHDVAYGNTKIFIRTPNTLVTLEEQRVDLIQYIIVLLQKVMGYNIMNLMRN